A DNA window from Canis lupus dingo isolate Sandy chromosome 2, ASM325472v2, whole genome shotgun sequence contains the following coding sequences:
- the MARCKSL1 gene encoding MARCKS-related protein, whose amino-acid sequence MGSQSSKAPRGDVTAEEAAGASPAKANGQENGHVKSNGDLSPKGEGESPPVNGTEEAAGATGDAIEPAPPSQGAEVKGDAPAKETPKKKKKFSFKKPFKLSGLSFKRNRKEGGGDSSASSPTEEEQEQGEIGACGEEGTAQEGKAAATPESQEPQAKGAEASAASKGGDTEEEAGPQAAEPSTPSGPESGPTPAGEQNE is encoded by the exons ATGGGCAGCCAGAGCTCCAAGGCTCCCCGGGGCGACGTGACCGCCGAGGAGGCAGCAGGCGCTTCCCCTGCTAAGGCCAACGGACAG GAGAATGGCCACGTGAAAAGCAATGGAGACTTATCCCCCAAGGGTGAAGGGGAGTCGCCCCCCGTGAACGGAACAGAGGAGGCAGCCGGGGCCACTGGCGATGCCATCGAGCCAGCACCCCCTAGCCAGGGCGCTGAGGTCAAGGGGGATGCCCCCGCCAAGGAGACccccaagaagaagaagaaattctctTTCAAGAAGCCTTTCAAATTGAGTGGTCTGTCCTTCAAGAGAAATcggaaggagggtgggggtgattcctctgcctcctcacccacagaggaagagcaggagcagggcgaGATCGGTGCCTGCGGCGAGGAAGGCACAGCCCAGGAAGGGAAGGCTGCCGCCACCCCTgagagccaggagccccaggccaAGGGGGCAGAGGCTAGTGCTGCCTCCAAGGGAGGAGACACAGAAGAAGAGGCAGGGCCCCAGGCTGCAGAGCCGTCCACTCCCTCGGGGCCGGAGAGTGGCCCTACACCTGCCGGCGAGCAGAATGAGTag